Proteins encoded within one genomic window of Amycolatopsis nigrescens CSC17Ta-90:
- a CDS encoding inorganic phosphate transporter — MDPTLLVVVVVATALVFDFTNGFHDTANAMATSIATGALRPKTAVALSAVLNLAGAFLSIEVAKTISSGLVDDSKVGPAIVFGGLIGAIIWNLFTWFVGLPSSSSHALFGGLIGATWVAAGSDSVHFAKILDKVLLPAVASPVIAGTVAMTATFLLYRYLRRRKGEQTATGFRVGQIISASLVSLAHGTNDAQKTMGIITLTLISSGTLAPGSAPPTWVIISAALALALGTYLGGWRITYTLGKGLTDIEGPQGFTAQTSSAAVILVSSNLGFPLSTTHVCSGGVLGSGVGRRGAPVRWGLAGRMVIAWLFTLPAAAVVGAVAGKLTSLGTGGTIGVGIGGILFGVGIYLLSRRKPVTAHSFHVPEPSAPGAEPASPRLAA, encoded by the coding sequence GTGGACCCCACGTTACTGGTCGTCGTCGTGGTCGCCACGGCGCTGGTCTTCGATTTCACCAACGGATTCCACGACACGGCCAACGCGATGGCCACCTCGATCGCGACCGGTGCGCTGCGGCCCAAGACGGCGGTGGCGCTGTCCGCAGTACTGAACCTCGCCGGCGCGTTCCTGTCCATTGAGGTCGCCAAGACCATCTCCAGTGGACTGGTGGACGACAGCAAGGTCGGCCCGGCCATCGTGTTCGGCGGCCTGATCGGCGCCATCATCTGGAACCTGTTCACCTGGTTCGTTGGGCTGCCGTCGAGTTCGTCGCACGCACTCTTCGGTGGCTTGATCGGCGCGACCTGGGTGGCCGCGGGCAGCGATTCGGTGCACTTCGCGAAGATCCTGGACAAGGTGCTGCTGCCGGCCGTGGCGTCGCCGGTGATCGCCGGCACCGTGGCGATGACGGCGACCTTCCTGCTCTACCGGTACCTGCGCCGGCGCAAGGGCGAACAGACCGCGACGGGCTTCCGGGTCGGGCAGATCATTTCGGCGTCACTGGTCTCGCTCGCGCACGGCACCAACGACGCGCAGAAGACCATGGGCATCATCACCCTGACGCTGATCAGCTCCGGCACGCTGGCACCCGGTTCGGCGCCGCCCACCTGGGTGATCATCAGTGCCGCGCTGGCGCTGGCGCTCGGCACCTACCTCGGCGGCTGGCGGATCACCTACACCCTGGGCAAGGGCCTGACCGACATCGAGGGGCCGCAGGGCTTCACCGCGCAGACCAGCTCGGCCGCCGTAATCCTGGTGTCCTCGAACTTGGGGTTCCCGCTGTCCACCACCCATGTCTGCTCGGGTGGGGTGCTCGGCTCCGGCGTCGGTCGCCGGGGTGCGCCGGTGCGCTGGGGACTGGCCGGTCGGATGGTCATCGCCTGGCTGTTCACCCTGCCGGCCGCGGCGGTGGTCGGGGCGGTGGCCGGCAAGCTCACCTCGCTCGGTACCGGCGGCACGATCGGCGTCGGGATCGGCGGCATCCTCTTCGGTGTCGGCATCTATCTGCTTTCCCGCCGCAAGCCGGTCACCGCGCACAGCTTCCACGTGCCGGAGCCGTCCGCACCAGGGGCGGAACCCGCGTCGCCGCGCCTCGCCGCCTAG
- a CDS encoding type 1 glutamine amidotransferase has protein sequence MSAPRLLIIQPDPSDPPGPLGDWLTGAGAELDVRLPPGDQLPESLDGYQGLVVLGGGMDADDDTNYPWLPAVRRLLATAAGTRLPTLAICLGAQMLADATGGRVVLGDRGPEAGGALVSKKDIAWTDPLFADLPLMQDVLQFHRDAVDRLPPGAELLASAPKYPNQAFRLNGCIYGIQFHIETTPEVVLEWARDSPELAEFARAGAFETETLTRLHEDLEHTWQPFAERFVRLVEGKLQAAVDPGRSLPLA, from the coding sequence GTGAGCGCACCGCGACTGCTGATCATCCAGCCCGACCCCTCCGACCCGCCGGGCCCGCTCGGCGACTGGCTCACCGGCGCCGGCGCCGAACTGGACGTCCGGCTGCCACCGGGGGACCAACTGCCGGAAAGCCTCGACGGCTACCAGGGCTTGGTCGTGCTCGGCGGCGGGATGGACGCCGACGACGACACCAACTACCCGTGGCTTCCCGCCGTCCGGCGGTTGCTCGCCACCGCGGCCGGGACCAGGCTACCGACGTTGGCCATCTGCCTCGGCGCGCAGATGCTCGCCGACGCCACCGGTGGCCGGGTCGTGCTGGGTGACCGCGGGCCCGAAGCCGGCGGTGCGCTGGTGTCCAAGAAGGACATCGCGTGGACGGATCCGCTCTTCGCCGACCTGCCGCTGATGCAGGACGTGCTCCAGTTCCATCGGGACGCCGTCGACCGGCTGCCGCCGGGAGCGGAACTGCTCGCCTCGGCGCCGAAGTATCCGAACCAGGCATTCCGGTTGAACGGCTGCATCTACGGCATTCAGTTCCACATCGAGACCACGCCCGAGGTCGTGCTGGAATGGGCTCGGGACTCGCCGGAGCTCGCCGAATTCGCGCGTGCGGGTGCTTTCGAAACCGAAACACTCACCCGGCTGCACGAAGACCTCGAACACACCTGGCAACCTTTCGCCGAGCGGTTCGTCCGACTGGTCGAGGGGAAGCTCCAGGCGGCGGTTGATCCAGGACGGAGTTTGCCGCTCGCGTAG
- a CDS encoding amidase translates to MRKRMPVLATAVLLSIGLVAPASAEPKGLGFDLDAATIPQLQARMDAHRLTSVRLTSAYLDRIRTVDGKVNAVLAPNKAALAEAAASDTRRRTGHSRGPLDGIPVLLKDNIDTANQQTTAGSRALRGAPPARDASLVSRLREAGAVVLGKANLSEWANFRAAKPTSGWSGVGGQTNNPYVLDRNPCGSSAGSAAGVAASLAQVAIGSETDGSIVCPAGMTGTVGHKPSLGLVSRTGVVPISAEQDTAGPMARHLVDVALTMSALQGRDPADPATGEYPADQPTDYAGLLRPDALRGARIGLWRLPVLGPETDAVMTKAAKVLTDRGAQVIEVDPPYQARLAELEFPALLTEFHRDIDKYLSTRTNVPRDLAALIEYNRGDPLEQTCFAGQELFEQALVAPAPDDPGYLANRAELTDLAKRSVDEVLAAHRLDAIAAPTNPPAWKTNCATGDNDVIPSSTPAAVAGYPAATVPAGFVGALPVGISFMAGRWADAEVLTLAGAFERAAGARQPPRYLKTTG, encoded by the coding sequence ATGCGGAAGCGGATGCCGGTACTGGCCACTGCCGTGCTGCTTTCGATCGGGCTGGTCGCACCGGCCTCGGCCGAGCCGAAAGGGCTCGGGTTCGACCTGGACGCGGCCACCATCCCGCAGCTGCAGGCGCGGATGGACGCGCACCGGTTGACCTCGGTCCGGCTGACCTCGGCGTACCTGGACCGGATCCGCACGGTGGACGGCAAGGTGAACGCGGTGCTCGCGCCGAACAAGGCCGCGCTCGCTGAGGCCGCGGCCAGCGACACCCGGCGCCGGACCGGACATTCGCGCGGGCCGCTGGACGGGATTCCGGTGCTGCTCAAGGACAACATCGACACCGCGAACCAGCAGACGACGGCGGGTTCGCGGGCCTTGCGCGGCGCGCCGCCCGCCCGTGACGCGAGCCTGGTGAGCAGGCTGCGCGAGGCAGGGGCGGTGGTCCTCGGCAAGGCGAACCTGTCGGAGTGGGCGAACTTCCGGGCCGCGAAGCCGACCTCGGGCTGGTCCGGGGTCGGCGGCCAGACGAACAACCCGTATGTGCTGGACCGCAACCCCTGCGGCTCGTCGGCCGGTTCCGCCGCCGGGGTGGCCGCCTCGCTGGCCCAGGTCGCGATCGGCAGCGAGACGGACGGCTCGATCGTCTGCCCGGCCGGGATGACCGGCACGGTCGGCCACAAACCGAGCCTCGGCCTGGTCAGCCGGACCGGGGTGGTGCCGATCTCGGCCGAGCAGGACACCGCCGGCCCGATGGCGCGGCACTTGGTCGACGTCGCGCTGACCATGTCGGCGCTGCAGGGCCGCGACCCGGCGGACCCGGCGACCGGCGAGTACCCGGCCGATCAGCCCACCGACTACGCCGGACTGCTGCGGCCGGACGCGTTGCGCGGTGCCAGGATCGGTCTCTGGCGGTTGCCGGTGCTCGGCCCGGAGACGGACGCCGTGATGACCAAGGCCGCGAAGGTGCTCACCGACCGCGGCGCGCAGGTGATCGAGGTGGACCCGCCCTACCAGGCAAGGCTCGCCGAGCTCGAGTTCCCGGCGCTGCTCACCGAGTTCCACCGCGACATCGACAAGTACCTGAGCACCAGGACGAACGTCCCGCGAGACCTGGCCGCGCTGATCGAGTACAACCGCGGCGACCCGTTGGAGCAGACCTGTTTCGCCGGCCAGGAGCTGTTCGAACAGGCACTGGTCGCGCCGGCGCCGGACGACCCCGGCTACCTGGCGAACCGCGCCGAGCTGACCGACCTGGCGAAACGTTCGGTGGACGAGGTGCTGGCCGCGCACCGGCTGGACGCGATAGCCGCGCCGACGAACCCGCCGGCCTGGAAGACGAACTGCGCCACCGGCGACAACGACGTGATCCCGTCCTCGACCCCGGCCGCGGTCGCGGGCTACCCGGCCGCCACGGTGCCGGCCGGTTTCGTCGGTGCGCTGCCGGTCGGGATCTCGTTCATGGCCGGGCGGTGGGCGGACGCCGAAGTGCTCACGCTGGCCGGCGCCTTCGAGCGGGCGGCCGGTGCCAGGCAACCGCCGCGATACCTGAAAACGACGGGCTGA
- the glnA gene encoding type I glutamate--ammonia ligase, giving the protein MDRQQEFVLRTLEERDIRFVRLWFTDVLGFLKSVAVAPAELEGAFSEGIGFDGSAIEGFARVYESDMVAKPDPATFQVLPWETPEGAPYSARMFCDIAMPDGSPSWADPRHVLRRQLSKAGEAGFTCYVHPEIEFFLLSTLPDDGSEPEPADNGGYFDQASHATATHFRRHAIETLEAMGISVEFSHHEGAPGQQEIDLRYADALTMADNVMTFRYVIKEVALTQGVRASFMPKPFTDQPGSGMHTHVSLFEGDRNAFYHPEDPYELSDTGKAFVAGLLTHAREISAVTNQWVNSYKRLIAGGEAPTTVSWGRSNRSALVRVPMYSPGKASSRRVEIRTLDSACNPYLAYSVILAAGLKGIEKGYELPPPAEDNIWTLSDTERKAAGYAQLPQNLGEALTEMERSELLPEALGEHVYDFFLRNKRVEWDNYRSAVTPYELRTLLPVL; this is encoded by the coding sequence ATGGATCGCCAGCAGGAGTTCGTGCTGCGCACGCTCGAAGAACGCGACATTCGTTTCGTCCGGCTCTGGTTCACCGACGTACTGGGGTTCCTCAAGTCGGTGGCGGTCGCGCCCGCCGAGCTCGAAGGTGCGTTCAGCGAGGGAATCGGGTTCGACGGCTCGGCCATCGAAGGCTTCGCCAGGGTCTACGAGTCGGACATGGTGGCCAAGCCCGACCCGGCCACCTTCCAGGTGCTGCCATGGGAGACCCCGGAAGGCGCCCCGTACTCGGCGCGGATGTTCTGCGACATCGCGATGCCGGACGGTTCGCCGTCCTGGGCCGACCCGCGGCACGTGCTGCGCCGCCAGCTGTCCAAGGCCGGCGAGGCCGGCTTCACCTGCTACGTGCACCCCGAGATCGAGTTCTTCCTGCTCTCCACCCTGCCGGACGACGGCAGCGAGCCAGAGCCCGCGGACAACGGCGGCTACTTCGACCAGGCCAGCCACGCCACCGCCACGCACTTCCGGCGACACGCGATCGAGACGCTGGAGGCGATGGGCATCTCGGTGGAGTTCAGCCACCACGAGGGCGCGCCGGGGCAGCAGGAGATCGACCTGCGCTATGCCGACGCGCTCACCATGGCCGACAACGTGATGACCTTCCGGTACGTGATCAAGGAGGTCGCGCTCACCCAGGGCGTGCGCGCGAGCTTCATGCCGAAGCCGTTCACCGACCAGCCCGGCTCGGGCATGCACACGCACGTCTCCCTGTTCGAGGGCGATCGCAACGCCTTCTACCACCCCGAAGACCCGTACGAGCTGTCCGACACCGGCAAGGCGTTCGTGGCCGGCCTGCTCACGCACGCCAGGGAGATCTCCGCGGTCACCAACCAGTGGGTGAACTCCTACAAGCGGCTGATCGCCGGTGGCGAGGCGCCGACCACGGTGTCCTGGGGCCGGTCCAACCGCTCGGCGCTGGTACGGGTGCCGATGTACTCGCCGGGCAAGGCGTCGTCGCGGCGGGTGGAGATCCGGACCCTCGACTCCGCCTGCAACCCGTACCTGGCCTACTCGGTGATACTGGCCGCCGGGCTCAAGGGCATCGAGAAGGGCTACGAGCTCCCGCCGCCGGCCGAGGACAACATCTGGACGCTGTCCGACACCGAGCGCAAGGCGGCGGGTTACGCCCAGCTGCCGCAGAACCTCGGCGAGGCGCTGACCGAGATGGAGCGCTCCGAGCTGCTGCCCGAGGCGCTCGGCGAACATGTTTACGACTTCTTCTTGCGCAACAAGCGGGTTGAGTGGGACAACTACCGCAGCGCGGTGACGCCGTACGAACTGCGGACCCTGTTGCCGGTGCTCTAG
- a CDS encoding MFS transporter, which yields MHWAWLVAATGFIALVGAAGFRAAPSVLIDPLHHEFGWSTSTISAAVSINLILYGLISPFAAALMERLGMRRVVAGALVLVACGSGLTVFMTASWQLLLCWGVLVGVGTGSMALTFVATVTSRWFVKHRGLVSGVLTAAGAAGQLIFLPVIATLATDHGWRSASLTVAFAALAVVPIVLLFLRDRPSDVGTTAYGAALDDVEQVAPASSSGAAKRALQVLRDAARTRTFWLLAGGFAICGASTNGLIGTHFVPAAHDHGMPPTTAAGLLALVGLFDVAGTIASGWLTDKVDARWLLGGYYFLRGASLLLLPQLFAPTTEPPMWAFIVFYGLDWVATVPPTVALCRQHFGLTGPIVFGWVFASHQVGAAIAAFGAGLVRDQLGTYDLAWYLAGGLCALAALMSVRVRKDPSRLTGAS from the coding sequence GTGCACTGGGCCTGGCTGGTCGCCGCCACGGGATTCATCGCACTGGTCGGCGCGGCCGGCTTCCGTGCCGCGCCGAGCGTGCTGATCGACCCGCTGCACCACGAGTTCGGCTGGTCCACCAGCACCATCTCGGCCGCCGTCTCGATCAACCTGATCCTGTACGGGCTGATCTCGCCTTTCGCCGCGGCGCTGATGGAGCGGCTCGGCATGCGGCGGGTGGTGGCCGGCGCGCTGGTGCTGGTCGCCTGCGGCAGCGGGCTGACCGTGTTCATGACCGCCAGCTGGCAGCTCCTGCTGTGCTGGGGCGTGCTGGTCGGAGTCGGTACCGGCTCGATGGCGCTGACCTTCGTGGCGACCGTGACCAGCCGCTGGTTCGTCAAGCACCGCGGCCTGGTCAGCGGTGTGCTGACGGCGGCGGGCGCGGCCGGTCAGCTGATCTTCCTGCCGGTCATCGCGACGCTCGCCACCGACCACGGCTGGCGGTCCGCGTCGCTCACCGTGGCGTTCGCCGCGCTGGCGGTCGTTCCGATCGTGTTGCTTTTCCTCCGCGACCGCCCGAGCGACGTGGGCACGACGGCCTACGGTGCGGCGCTTGATGACGTCGAGCAGGTCGCGCCCGCGTCGAGCTCAGGTGCCGCGAAGCGTGCGCTCCAAGTCCTGCGCGACGCGGCCCGTACTCGCACGTTCTGGTTGCTGGCAGGCGGTTTCGCGATCTGCGGTGCGTCCACGAACGGCCTGATCGGCACCCATTTCGTACCGGCGGCGCACGACCACGGGATGCCGCCGACCACGGCCGCCGGCCTGCTAGCGCTGGTCGGGCTGTTCGACGTGGCTGGCACCATCGCGTCCGGCTGGCTGACCGACAAGGTCGACGCGCGCTGGCTGCTCGGCGGGTACTACTTCCTGCGCGGGGCGTCGCTGCTGCTGCTCCCGCAGCTGTTCGCGCCGACCACCGAGCCGCCGATGTGGGCGTTCATCGTCTTCTACGGCCTGGACTGGGTGGCCACGGTGCCGCCGACGGTGGCGCTCTGCCGCCAGCACTTCGGGCTCACCGGCCCGATCGTGTTCGGCTGGGTGTTCGCGTCGCACCAGGTCGGTGCGGCGATCGCGGCCTTCGGCGCCGGGCTGGTGCGCGACCAGCTGGGCACCTACGACCTGGCCTGGTACCTGGCCGGTGGCCTCTGCGCGCTGGCCGCGTTGATGTCGGTCCGGGTGCGCAAGGATCCATCCCGGCTTACCGGCGCGTCGTGA
- a CDS encoding GlxA family transcriptional regulator: protein MASLHRVVVLAVSEVIGYDLCIPPMVFGNAADEEGRPLYDVRVCGLDERPIRVTAGFSATVDHGPEALAEADTVIIPGTRIEGPRFLGTLPAVLRDALALIPSHARIMSICTGAFVLGAAGLLDGRPATTHWAHADTFRRLYPEVLLDEQVLFVDDGDVLSSAGLAAGLDLCLHVLRADHGSDVANRVARYCVTPPWRDGGQSQFIDRPLPEAGDGSTAATRAWASRRLGEPLDVAELAGHARMSVRTFSRRFRAETGLPPRAWLIQQRVQHARHLLESTDLPIDRVAAESGLGTAASLRQHLNTAIGVSPLAYRRTFSRTPTQ, encoded by the coding sequence ATGGCATCGCTGCATCGCGTGGTTGTGCTCGCCGTGAGCGAGGTGATCGGGTACGACCTGTGCATCCCGCCGATGGTCTTCGGCAACGCGGCGGACGAAGAGGGCAGGCCGCTCTACGACGTGCGCGTCTGCGGACTGGACGAGCGGCCGATCCGGGTGACCGCCGGCTTCTCCGCGACCGTGGACCACGGGCCGGAGGCGCTGGCCGAGGCGGACACGGTGATCATTCCGGGCACTCGGATCGAGGGCCCGCGGTTCCTCGGCACGCTGCCCGCCGTGCTCCGCGACGCGCTGGCGCTGATCCCCTCCCACGCCAGGATCATGTCGATCTGCACCGGCGCCTTCGTGCTCGGCGCCGCCGGGCTGCTGGACGGCAGGCCCGCGACCACGCACTGGGCGCATGCCGACACCTTCCGGCGGCTGTACCCGGAAGTGCTGCTGGACGAGCAGGTGCTGTTCGTGGACGACGGTGACGTGCTCAGCTCGGCCGGCCTCGCCGCCGGCCTCGACCTGTGCCTGCACGTGCTGCGCGCCGACCACGGCAGCGACGTGGCCAACCGGGTCGCCAGATACTGCGTGACCCCGCCGTGGCGCGACGGCGGCCAGTCCCAGTTCATCGACCGGCCGCTGCCCGAAGCCGGTGACGGGAGCACGGCGGCCACCCGCGCCTGGGCGTCGCGGCGGCTCGGCGAGCCGCTGGACGTGGCGGAACTGGCCGGGCACGCGCGGATGAGCGTGCGCACGTTCAGCCGCCGGTTCCGCGCGGAAACCGGGCTGCCGCCGCGTGCCTGGCTGATCCAGCAGCGCGTGCAGCACGCCAGGCACCTGCTGGAGAGCACCGACCTGCCGATCGACCGGGTCGCCGCCGAGTCCGGGCTTGGCACCGCCGCCTCCTTGCGGCAGCACCTCAACACGGCCATCGGCGTCTCCCCGCTCGCCTACCGGCGCACCTTCTCGCGGACGCCGACGCAGTGA
- a CDS encoding LppX_LprAFG lipoprotein produces the protein MHCRRIAGVVLLVLGLLGGCASSPDTRGPLPDAPGLVTAAASTLQGLHSVRFRLGVSGSIPGLDLRMLEGQASRDGGPYGRAQGRGDVQLDNERVKVDYLLSGDTVYLTEGNGERTQLPAPAGFAPATVLDPERGLHRLLVGAEQLKTEGREKLENVPTYRLTGRISRAVVSGLVPGIGADVDVKFWVTESEPRELRRIWLQVPPRQPSEGAVMVELSLSEQNLPLTATPTS, from the coding sequence ATGCACTGCCGCCGCATCGCCGGGGTGGTCCTGTTGGTACTCGGGTTGCTCGGCGGCTGTGCGTCGTCCCCGGACACCCGGGGCCCGCTGCCGGACGCCCCGGGACTGGTCACCGCCGCCGCGTCCACCCTGCAAGGACTGCACAGCGTCCGGTTCCGGCTCGGCGTGAGCGGTTCGATCCCCGGACTCGACCTGCGCATGCTCGAAGGGCAGGCCAGCCGCGACGGCGGGCCCTACGGCCGCGCGCAGGGCCGCGGCGACGTGCAGCTGGACAACGAGCGGGTGAAGGTCGACTACCTGCTTTCCGGCGACACCGTCTACCTCACCGAGGGGAACGGTGAGCGCACCCAGCTGCCCGCCCCGGCCGGGTTCGCCCCGGCCACCGTGCTGGACCCCGAGCGCGGCCTGCACCGGCTGCTCGTCGGCGCCGAGCAGCTCAAGACCGAGGGCAGGGAGAAACTCGAGAACGTGCCCACCTACCGGCTCACCGGCCGGATCAGCCGTGCCGTGGTGTCCGGTCTGGTGCCGGGCATCGGCGCGGACGTGGACGTGAAGTTCTGGGTCACCGAGTCCGAGCCCCGCGAGCTGCGCCGGATCTGGCTGCAGGTGCCGCCGCGCCAGCCCAGCGAGGGCGCGGTGATGGTGGAGCTCAGCCTGTCCGAGCAGAACCTGCCGCTCACCGCCACGCCGACAAGCTGA
- a CDS encoding alpha/beta hydrolase, giving the protein MPLFHQTRSRAALVATIFGAALLLTTSACSSGAGEDAGEAPQQVTEQRGPAGPVPAGMERLYAQPLTWGDCAPYATSESARSAFGGKGLQCARLTVPLDYAKPDGDTITVGLLRHQASKPDQRVGALAVNPGGPGASGMEAAASLATRVSGTELGERFDLVGFDPRGIGASEPRVHCLTGPERDAERAEDIDADGSAEGVAKAEADAKDFAGKCAQRTEHGDAMLANLGTREVVKDMDLLRSALGDQKLTYLGYSYGTRIGYSYAEAFPANVRAMVLDGALDPNQDEVESLVAQGEGFGKAFGKYTAWCAAQQDCALGQDPAAAVKAFQDLTRPLLDNPVDVGDGRKLSFGDATLAAIQALYSEQLWDTLNSGLNELKLGRGRTLMALADQYNERDSSGQYSSTQDAFTAIRCVDDPRVTDKNEILDAANRYDQAAPFLDDGRPNGAALDSCAFWPVPNTSEPHEPKVGGLVPTLVVSTTDDPATPYQAGVNLAKALKGGLLTFEGTQHTAFLQGNACVDGAGTEYLLTGKLPPEGTRCTP; this is encoded by the coding sequence GTGCCCCTCTTCCACCAAACCAGGTCTCGCGCCGCGCTGGTAGCTACCATCTTCGGCGCCGCCCTGCTGCTGACCACTTCAGCCTGCTCCTCCGGCGCCGGTGAGGATGCCGGCGAAGCGCCGCAGCAGGTGACCGAACAGCGCGGGCCCGCCGGCCCGGTCCCGGCCGGCATGGAGCGCCTCTACGCGCAGCCGTTGACCTGGGGCGACTGTGCACCTTACGCGACGTCGGAAAGCGCGAGGTCGGCATTCGGCGGCAAGGGCCTGCAATGCGCCAGGCTGACCGTGCCGCTGGACTACGCCAAACCGGACGGCGACACCATCACCGTCGGCCTGCTCCGGCACCAGGCGAGCAAGCCGGACCAGCGGGTCGGCGCCCTCGCGGTGAACCCCGGCGGCCCCGGCGCCTCCGGTATGGAGGCCGCCGCGAGCCTGGCGACCAGGGTGTCCGGCACCGAGCTCGGCGAGCGGTTCGACCTGGTCGGTTTCGACCCGCGCGGGATCGGCGCCAGCGAACCGCGCGTGCACTGCCTGACCGGCCCGGAACGCGACGCCGAACGGGCCGAGGACATCGACGCCGACGGTTCCGCCGAAGGGGTGGCCAAGGCGGAGGCCGACGCCAAGGACTTCGCGGGCAAATGCGCGCAGCGCACCGAGCACGGCGACGCCATGCTGGCCAACCTCGGCACCCGCGAGGTGGTCAAGGACATGGACCTGCTGCGGTCCGCGCTTGGCGACCAGAAACTGACCTATCTTGGTTACTCCTACGGGACCAGGATCGGTTACAGCTACGCGGAAGCCTTCCCGGCCAACGTGCGCGCGATGGTGCTGGACGGGGCGCTGGACCCGAACCAGGACGAGGTGGAGTCGCTGGTGGCCCAGGGCGAGGGCTTCGGCAAGGCGTTCGGCAAGTACACCGCCTGGTGCGCGGCGCAGCAGGACTGCGCGCTCGGCCAGGACCCGGCCGCGGCGGTCAAGGCGTTCCAGGACCTGACCAGGCCGTTGCTGGACAACCCGGTGGACGTCGGCGACGGGCGCAAGCTGTCCTTCGGTGACGCCACGCTGGCCGCGATACAGGCCCTGTACAGCGAGCAGCTCTGGGACACGCTCAACTCGGGTCTGAACGAGCTCAAGCTCGGCCGTGGCCGGACGCTGATGGCGCTGGCGGATCAGTACAACGAGCGGGACTCGAGCGGCCAGTACTCCTCGACCCAGGACGCCTTCACCGCGATCCGCTGCGTGGACGACCCGCGGGTCACCGACAAGAACGAGATCCTGGACGCGGCGAACCGCTACGACCAGGCCGCCCCGTTCCTGGACGACGGCAGGCCGAACGGCGCGGCGCTGGACTCCTGCGCGTTCTGGCCGGTGCCCAACACCTCCGAGCCGCACGAGCCGAAGGTGGGCGGCCTGGTGCCGACGCTGGTGGTCTCCACGACCGACGACCCGGCCACGCCGTACCAGGCCGGTGTGAACCTGGCGAAGGCGCTGAAGGGCGGGTTGCTCACCTTCGAAGGCACCCAGCACACCGCCTTCCTGCAGGGCAACGCCTGCGTGGACGGCGCCGGCACCGAGTACCTGCTCACCGGCAAGCTGCCCCCCGAAGGCACCCGCTGCACCCCCTGA